One region of Helicobacter pylori genomic DNA includes:
- the ftsZ gene encoding cell division protein FtsZ, whose amino-acid sequence MVHQSEMENYNIGQASIEEVSDPAYKGAKIVVIGVGGGGSNMIKHLVEYGVHQDVTPIATNTDGQHLKNNPAPVKILLGKESTGGLGAGGVPDIGRKAAEESTNEIREAIKDAKLVIVSTGLGGGTGTGATPTIVKIAKEVGALTIAIVTKPFKYEGSQKSKKAEEGLKELEQTSDSILVIPNDKILLTMKKNASTKECYKEVDDVLVRAVSGISTIITKPGDINVDFSDLKSALGFKGFALMGIGEATGEESAKLAVENAIQSPLLDDASIDGAKSIIVFFEHHPDYPMYAYSQACISIQERANQDVDVKFGQHTSESIPIDHVRVTIIATGAERNSGGASLESIATPSQPVVKQTRKVGNSDFLRIPTEEELSTPTAIRIQQD is encoded by the coding sequence ATGGTTCATCAATCAGAGATGGAAAATTATAATATTGGTCAAGCGAGCATTGAAGAAGTAAGCGATCCAGCTTATAAAGGGGCTAAGATTGTCGTCATCGGTGTTGGAGGTGGGGGGTCTAACATGATTAAACACCTGGTTGAATACGGCGTGCATCAAGATGTTACCCCCATTGCAACGAACACTGATGGCCAACATCTCAAAAACAATCCCGCTCCGGTTAAAATCCTTTTAGGCAAAGAGTCTACTGGAGGTTTAGGCGCTGGAGGGGTTCCTGATATTGGTAGGAAAGCCGCTGAAGAAAGCACTAATGAAATTAGAGAAGCGATTAAGGACGCCAAATTAGTCATTGTCTCTACAGGGCTTGGAGGAGGGACTGGGACTGGAGCCACCCCTACTATCGTTAAAATCGCAAAAGAAGTGGGAGCACTCACGATTGCTATCGTTACTAAGCCTTTCAAATACGAAGGATCTCAAAAAAGCAAGAAAGCCGAAGAGGGGTTAAAGGAGTTGGAGCAAACTAGCGATTCTATTTTGGTTATCCCTAATGATAAAATTCTTTTGACCATGAAAAAAAACGCCAGCACCAAAGAATGCTATAAAGAAGTTGATGATGTCTTGGTTAGGGCTGTGAGCGGTATTTCTACGATCATCACTAAGCCCGGTGATATTAATGTTGATTTTTCCGATTTAAAGAGTGCTCTTGGCTTTAAAGGCTTTGCGTTAATGGGTATTGGTGAGGCCACTGGCGAAGAATCCGCTAAATTAGCAGTGGAAAATGCGATCCAATCGCCTCTTCTTGATGACGCTTCTATTGATGGGGCTAAGAGCATTATTGTCTTTTTTGAGCACCACCCTGATTATCCTATGTATGCTTATTCTCAAGCTTGCATATCTATTCAAGAACGAGCCAATCAAGATGTTGATGTTAAGTTTGGCCAACACACGAGCGAGAGTATCCCCATTGATCATGTGCGCGTTACTATCATTGCAACCGGTGCTGAAAGAAACAGCGGTGGAGCGAGTTTGGAATCTATCGCTACGCCTTCTCAGCCTGTGGTGAAACAAACAAGAAAAGTGGGTAATAGCGATTTTTTAAGAATCCCTACTGAAGAAGAACTATCCACACCCACAGCCATAAGGATCCAGCAAGATTAA
- the ftsA gene encoding cell division protein FtsA: MQGEIMEHKEIVIGVDIGSRKICAIVAEFKEGILRIIGTAHQDSKEINSKAIKRGRINSLAHASNAIKEVINSAKKMAGLNADEDRNNPMPHFGEYHPKTKAIVSFSGAYTESIRDITGVASTKDNVVTIDEINRAINNACAKAGLDNDKHILHALPYRFTLDKQEVNDPLGMSGTRLEVFIHIVYTEKNNIENLEKIMIQSGVEIENIVINSYAASIATLSNDERELGVACVDMGGETCNLTIYSGNSIRYNKYLPVGSHHLTTDLSHMLNTPFPYAEEVKIKYGDLSFEGGEETPSQNVQIPTTGSDGHESHIVPLSEIQTIMRERALETFKIIHRSIQDSGLEEHLGGGVVLTGGMALMKGIKELARTHFTNYPVRLAAPMEKYNIMGMFEDLKDPRFSVVVGLILYKAGGHTNYERDSKGVIRYHESDDYTRTAHQSSPTPHIHSSPTERNLSDLKTPNAPLNTAKNDDFLPIKPTEQKGFFKSFLDKISKIF, encoded by the coding sequence ATGCAAGGGGAAATCATGGAACATAAAGAAATCGTTATAGGGGTTGATATAGGCTCTAGAAAGATTTGCGCGATAGTGGCTGAATTTAAAGAAGGGATTTTGCGCATCATTGGCACAGCCCATCAAGACTCTAAAGAAATCAATTCAAAAGCCATTAAAAGAGGGCGCATTAATAGCCTTGCTCACGCTTCTAACGCCATTAAAGAAGTGATTAATAGCGCTAAAAAAATGGCAGGTTTGAACGCTGATGAAGACAGAAATAACCCCATGCCCCATTTTGGGGAATACCACCCTAAAACTAAGGCGATTGTTTCTTTTTCTGGAGCTTATACTGAAAGCATTAGAGATATTACCGGTGTGGCTAGCACTAAAGACAATGTGGTCACTATAGATGAAATCAATCGTGCTATCAATAACGCATGCGCTAAAGCAGGCTTAGATAATGATAAACATATTTTGCATGCCCTCCCTTATCGCTTCACTTTAGACAAACAAGAAGTGAATGACCCCTTAGGAATGAGCGGGACTCGCTTAGAAGTCTTTATCCATATTGTCTATACAGAAAAAAACAACATTGAAAATTTAGAAAAAATCATGATCCAATCTGGGGTGGAGATTGAAAACATCGTGATCAATTCTTATGCAGCCTCGATTGCCACCTTGTCTAATGATGAAAGGGAATTGGGCGTGGCTTGCGTGGATATGGGCGGAGAGACATGCAACCTTACGATTTATAGCGGCAATTCCATACGCTATAACAAATACTTACCCGTAGGCTCTCACCATTTAACCACGGATTTATCGCACATGCTCAACACCCCATTCCCTTACGCTGAAGAAGTTAAGATCAAATATGGGGATCTTTCTTTTGAAGGTGGTGAAGAAACGCCCTCTCAAAATGTCCAAATCCCTACCACCGGCTCTGATGGCCATGAAAGCCATATTGTGCCGCTTAGTGAAATCCAAACTATCATGAGGGAAAGGGCTTTAGAAACTTTTAAAATCATCCACAGGAGCATTCAGGATAGCGGATTAGAAGAGCATTTGGGTGGGGGCGTTGTGTTAACCGGTGGGATGGCTTTAATGAAAGGGATCAAGGAATTAGCCAGAACCCATTTCACTAATTACCCGGTGCGTTTGGCGGCCCCTATGGAAAAATACAATATCATGGGCATGTTTGAAGACTTGAAAGATCCTCGCTTTTCAGTCGTGGTTGGCTTGATTTTATACAAAGCAGGGGGGCATACCAATTATGAAAGAGACTCTAAAGGGGTTATCCGCTACCATGAAAGCGATGATTACACAAGAACAGCCCATCAATCAAGCCCTACCCCCCATATCCATTCATCGCCCACAGAAAGGAATTTGAGCGATTTAAAAACCCCTAACGCTCCTTTAAACACCGCTAAAAACGATGACTTCTTGCCTATAAAACCCACCGAACAAAAAGGTTTTTTTAAAAGTTTCCTTGATAAGATTTCTAAAATCTTTTAA
- a CDS encoding peptidylprolyl isomerase: MIEWMQNHRKYLVVTIWISTIAFIAAGMIGWGQYSFSLDSDSAAKVGQIKISQEELAQEYRRLKDAYAESIPNFKELTEDQIKAMHLEKSALDSLINQALLRNLALDLGLGATKQEVAKEIRKTSVFQKDGVFDEELYKNILKQSHYRPKHFEESVERLLILQKISALFPKTTTPLEQSSLSLWAKLQDKLDILILNPSDVKISLNEEEMKKYYESHKKDFKKPTSFKTRSLYFDASLEKPDLKELEEYYHKNKVSYLDKEGKLQDFKSVQEQVKHDLSMQKANEKALRSYIALKKGNAQNYTTQDFEENNSPYTAEITQKLAALKPLEILKPEPFKDGFIVVQLISQIKDELQNFNEAKSALKTRLTQEKTLTALQTLAKEKLKDFKGKSVGYVSPNFGGTISELNQEESAKFINTLFNRQEKKGFVTIGNKVVLYQITEQNFNHSFSAEESQYMQRLVNNTKTDFFDKALIEELKKRYKIVKYIQ, encoded by the coding sequence ATGATTGAATGGATGCAAAATCATAGAAAGTATTTAGTGGTTACAATATGGATAAGCACGATCGCTTTTATTGCCGCCGGGATGATAGGCTGGGGGCAATACAGCTTTTCTTTAGATAGCGATAGCGCTGCCAAAGTGGGACAGATTAAGATTTCTCAAGAAGAATTAGCCCAAGAATACCGCCGCCTTAAAGACGCCTATGCTGAGTCTATCCCCAACTTTAAAGAACTCACTGAAGATCAAATCAAAGCCATGCATTTGGAAAAAAGCGCTCTAGATTCGCTCATCAATCAAGCCTTATTGAGGAATCTCGCTTTAGATTTAGGGCTTGGCGCTACGAAGCAAGAAGTGGCCAAAGAGATCAGAAAAACGAGCGTTTTTCAAAAAGATGGCGTTTTTGATGAAGAATTGTATAAAAATATCTTAAAACAAAGCCATTACCGCCCCAAGCATTTTGAAGAAAGCGTTGAAAGGCTTTTAATCCTTCAAAAAATCAGCGCTCTATTCCCCAAAACCACTACCCCTTTGGAGCAATCCAGTTTATCGCTTTGGGCAAAATTGCAAGACAAATTAGACATTCTTATTCTAAATCCTAGTGATGTTAAAATCTCTCTTAATGAAGAAGAGATGAAAAAATATTACGAGTCCCATAAAAAGGATTTTAAAAAGCCCACAAGCTTTAAAACACGCTCTTTATATTTTGACGCTAGTTTAGAAAAACCTGATTTGAAAGAGTTGGAGGAGTACTACCATAAAAACAAGGTGTCTTATTTGGACAAAGAGGGGAAATTGCAGGATTTTAAAAGCGTTCAAGAGCAAGTCAAGCATGATTTAAGCATGCAAAAAGCGAATGAAAAAGCCTTAAGGAGTTATATCGCTCTCAAAAAAGGGAACGCGCAAAACTACACCACGCAAGATTTTGAAGAAAACAACTCCCCTTATACTGCTGAAATCACGCAAAAACTCGCCGCTCTCAAGCCCCTTGAAATCCTAAAACCAGAGCCTTTTAAAGATGGTTTTATTGTGGTGCAGCTCATTTCTCAAATTAAAGACGAATTACAAAATTTTAATGAAGCTAAAAGCGCTCTTAAAACCCGCTTGACTCAAGAAAAAACCCTTACGGCGTTACAAACCTTAGCTAAAGAAAAACTTAAGGATTTTAAAGGCAAAAGCGTGGGCTATGTAAGCCCTAATTTTGGAGGCACTATTAGCGAACTTAACCAAGAAGAAAGCGCTAAGTTTATCAACACCCTTTTTAACCGCCAAGAAAAAAAGGGGTTTGTAACCATAGGTAATAAAGTGGTGCTCTATCAAATCACAGAGCAAAATTTCAACCACTCCTTTAGTGCAGAAGAAAGCCAGTATATGCAGCGTTTAGTCAATAACACTAAAACGGATTTTTTTGATAAAGCGTTGATAGAAGAATTGAAAAAACGCTATAAGATAGTCAAATACATTCAATAA
- a CDS encoding adenosylmethionine--8-amino-7-oxononanoate transaminase, producing MNFQENLAALDLEYLWHPCSQMQEHQNFPIIPIKKAQGIYLYDFNDNAYMDLISSWWVNLFGHNNAYISQQLKNQIDDLEHVLLASFSHKPIITLSQRLCQLTHMDKCFYADNGSSCIEIALKMSYHAHFLKNQTRPKKLFLSLSNSYHGETLGALSVGDVKLYKDTYTPLLLKNLITPVPKNDNEIENSLNALRRLLDKHHEEICAFIAEPLLQCAGNMHIYSAKYLKQAVLLCKQKNIHIIFDEIATGFGRTGSMFAYEQCEIEPDFLCLSKGISGGYLPLSVLLTYNEIYNQFYAPYEENKAFLHSHSYTGNALACACANATLDIFEKENVIEKNKALSEFIFSALQNALKPLIEQQVVSNLRHLGMVFAFEVFIQTKERLSLAVFKKALTKGLLLRPLNNTIYLMPPYIITHEEINKAVAGLVEILDELKNG from the coding sequence ATGAATTTTCAAGAAAATTTAGCCGCTTTGGATTTGGAGTATCTTTGGCACCCTTGCTCGCAAATGCAAGAGCATCAAAATTTCCCCATTATCCCCATTAAAAAGGCTCAAGGGATTTATCTCTATGATTTTAATGATAACGCTTACATGGATTTAATCAGCTCATGGTGGGTGAATCTTTTTGGGCATAATAACGCCTACATCAGCCAGCAGCTCAAAAATCAAATTGATGATTTAGAGCATGTCCTTTTGGCTTCTTTTAGCCATAAGCCCATCATCACGCTCTCTCAAAGGCTTTGCCAGCTCACTCATATGGATAAATGCTTTTATGCGGATAACGGCTCATCTTGTATTGAAATCGCTTTGAAAATGAGCTATCACGCCCATTTTTTAAAAAACCAAACGCGCCCTAAAAAGCTTTTTTTATCGCTTTCTAATTCCTATCATGGCGAGACTTTGGGAGCGTTAAGCGTGGGCGATGTGAAACTTTATAAAGACACTTACACCCCCTTATTGCTCAAGAATCTCATCACACCCGTGCCTAAAAACGACAATGAAATAGAAAATAGTTTGAACGCTTTAAGGCGTTTGTTAGATAAGCATCATGAAGAAATTTGTGCCTTCATTGCAGAACCTCTTTTGCAATGCGCAGGGAATATGCATATTTATAGTGCAAAGTATTTAAAACAAGCCGTTTTATTGTGTAAGCAAAAAAACATCCACATTATTTTTGATGAAATCGCTACCGGGTTTGGGCGCACAGGGAGCATGTTTGCTTATGAACAATGCGAAATTGAGCCTGATTTTTTATGCTTGTCTAAAGGGATTAGCGGGGGGTATTTGCCTTTAAGCGTGCTATTAACCTATAATGAAATCTATAACCAATTTTACGCTCCCTATGAAGAAAATAAAGCGTTTTTGCATTCGCACAGCTACACAGGAAACGCCCTGGCATGCGCATGCGCGAACGCTACGCTGGATATTTTTGAAAAAGAAAATGTTATTGAAAAAAACAAGGCTTTAAGCGAGTTTATTTTTAGCGCACTCCAAAACGCATTAAAACCCTTGATAGAGCAACAAGTGGTGTCTAACTTAAGGCATTTGGGCATGGTCTTTGCCTTTGAAGTCTTTATTCAAACCAAAGAGCGTTTGAGTTTGGCGGTTTTTAAAAAAGCTCTAACTAAAGGTTTGTTGTTGCGCCCCTTAAACAACACGATCTACCTCATGCCCCCTTACATTATCACGCATGAAGAAATCAACAAGGCGGTTGCGGGGTTAGTGGAAATTCTTGATGAGTTAAAAAATGGCTGA
- the gatC gene encoding Asp-tRNA(Asn)/Glu-tRNA(Gln) amidotransferase subunit GatC has product MQIDDALLQRLEKLSMLEIKDEYKESVKGHLAEILGFVENIFALETHDLKTDTHLSTPLREDEPKNQPNIAKEILSHNKHSQDHYFVVPKIIE; this is encoded by the coding sequence ATGCAAATTGATGACGCATTATTGCAACGCTTAGAAAAATTGAGCATGCTAGAGATTAAAGATGAGTATAAAGAGAGCGTTAAAGGCCATTTAGCCGAGATTTTAGGCTTTGTAGAAAACATTTTCGCTTTAGAAACTCATGATCTAAAAACAGATACGCATCTTAGCACCCCCTTAAGAGAAGACGAGCCCAAAAACCAACCTAACATTGCCAAAGAGATTTTAAGCCACAACAAACACAGCCAGGATCATTACTTCGTTGTGCCTAAAATCATTGAATAG
- the gpmI gene encoding 2,3-bisphosphoglycerate-independent phosphoglycerate mutase, producing MVQKTLLIITDGIGYRKDSDHNAFFHAKKPTYDLMFKTLPYSLIDTHGLSVGLPEGQMGNSEVGHMCIGAGRVLYQDLVKISLSLQNDGLKNNPAFLNTIHKSKMVHLMGLMSDGGVHSHIEHFIALALECEKSGKKVCLHLITDGRDVAPKSALTYLKQMQNICNENIQIATISGRFYAMDRDKRFERIELAYHSLMGLNNTPLSPSEYIQSQYDKSITDEFIMPTCFKNYCGMQDGESFIFINFRNDRAREIVSALGQKEFNGFERETFKKLHIATMTPYDNTFPYPVLFPKESVQNTLTEVVSQHNLTQSHIAETEKYAHVTFFINGGVEAPFKNENRVLIQSPKVTTYDLKPEMSAKEVTLAVLEQMKLGTDLIIVNFANGDMVGHTGNFEASIKAVEAVDACLGEILSLAKELNYAMLLTSDHGNCERMKDENQNPLTNHTAGSVYCFVLGNGVKSIKNGALNNIASSVLKLMGIKAPATMDEPLF from the coding sequence ATGGTGCAAAAAACTCTTTTGATTATCACTGATGGCATTGGGTATCGTAAAGATAGCGATCATAACGCTTTCTTCCATGCCAAAAAACCCACTTATGACTTGATGTTTAAAACCTTGCCTTATAGCTTGATTGATACGCATGGCTTGAGCGTGGGCTTGCCTGAAGGGCAAATGGGGAATTCTGAAGTGGGGCATATGTGCATTGGGGCTGGTAGGGTGCTGTATCAGGATTTAGTCAAAATTTCTTTAAGCCTTCAAAACGATGGATTAAAAAACAACCCCGCTTTTTTAAACACGATCCACAAAAGCAAAATGGTGCATCTTATGGGTTTAATGAGCGATGGAGGCGTGCATTCACACATTGAGCATTTTATCGCTTTGGCTTTAGAGTGTGAAAAATCCGGCAAAAAAGTCTGTCTGCATTTAATCACCGATGGGCGCGATGTCGCTCCTAAAAGCGCTTTAACTTATTTAAAACAAATGCAAAATATCTGCAATGAAAACATTCAAATCGCTACCATAAGCGGTCGTTTTTATGCCATGGATAGGGATAAGCGCTTTGAAAGGATTGAGCTTGCGTATCATAGCTTAATGGGGCTTAATAACACGCCCTTAAGCCCTAGCGAGTATATCCAAAGCCAGTATGATAAAAGTATCACCGATGAATTTATCATGCCCACTTGTTTTAAAAATTATTGCGGCATGCAAGATGGTGAAAGTTTCATTTTTATCAATTTCAGGAATGATAGGGCTAGAGAAATCGTGAGCGCTTTAGGCCAAAAGGAATTTAATGGCTTTGAGCGCGAAACTTTTAAAAAACTCCATATCGCTACCATGACGCCTTATGATAACACTTTCCCCTACCCTGTTTTATTCCCCAAAGAAAGCGTTCAAAACACGCTCACTGAAGTGGTCTCTCAACACAACCTGACCCAAAGCCATATCGCTGAAACTGAAAAATACGCGCATGTAACCTTTTTCATCAATGGCGGAGTGGAAGCGCCTTTTAAAAATGAAAACCGGGTGCTTATCCAAAGCCCAAAAGTAACCACTTATGACTTAAAGCCTGAAATGAGCGCCAAAGAAGTAACCCTTGCGGTGTTAGAGCAGATGAAATTAGGCACGGATTTGATCATTGTGAATTTTGCTAATGGCGATATGGTGGGGCATACGGGGAATTTTGAAGCGAGCATCAAAGCGGTAGAAGCGGTGGATGCATGCTTAGGGGAAATCCTTTCACTGGCTAAAGAATTAAATTACGCCATGCTTTTAACAAGCGATCATGGGAATTGCGAACGCATGAAAGATGAAAACCAAAACCCCTTAACCAACCACACCGCCGGGAGCGTGTATTGCTTTGTTTTAGGGAATGGAGTCAAATCCATTAAAAACGGAGCGTTAAACAATATCGCTAGCAGCGTGTTAAAGCTCATGGGTATCAAGGCCCCAGCAACGATGGACGAACCCCTATTTTAA
- the glyS gene encoding glycine--tRNA ligase subunit beta: MHSDELLVEILVEELPAQALLNEYKEMTKKLHALFQKRALEVGTIEVFYTPRRLCLFVKGFPLLTQETKEEFFGPPVKIACNHQDKTQGLNALGLGFYQKLGLKDHQHFQTAFKNNKEVLYHAKIHAKEPTKDLIMPIVLEFLEGLNFGKSMRWGNVEKSFIRPIHNICVLFNGENFNDIEVKEYGFKTKQATKAHRQEGFDFIEVDSPKAYFEVLEKNHVILDPKKREAKILQEIKELETKHHISVEIDRDLLDEVVAITEYPSVLLGEFDKAFLKLPSEIIITSMKENQRYFATFCQKSQEENPTLHNGFIVVSNAINKDKQKIILGNQKVLKARLSDAVFFYENDLKKPLDNAPLESVVFVQGLGTLKDKMERESTIAQYLTQKYISSLNMPLEKALELVKRAVQIAKADLLSEVVYEFSELQGIMGYYYALKQNENELVALSLKEQYLPTSENAPLPSSVFSSIVALSLKLDSLFSLFSVGKIPSGSKDPFALRRLSFGLLKIIVHYGLEFDLKADLKNLFEKVAVYQSFDLEILEKFLLERFNNLIDCNPSIIRSVLNTNERDIVKIIQKVKALKRFLDDPKNTQKKELLFSAFKRLANINKDRNPNESSEFFTSLFKESQEHALFEAFNAIKTSAFEGLDSKIEAYFGLHAPLEEYFKSVLVMDKDIEIQKNRKNFLWGVYQSFLEIGDIKEIAI; this comes from the coding sequence TTGCATTCAGATGAATTGTTAGTAGAGATTTTAGTTGAAGAATTGCCCGCGCAAGCGTTATTGAATGAATATAAAGAAATGACTAAAAAACTCCACGCTCTTTTTCAAAAACGCGCTTTAGAAGTGGGAACTATAGAGGTTTTTTACACCCCTAGGCGCTTGTGTTTGTTCGTTAAAGGCTTTCCCCTTTTAACTCAAGAAACTAAAGAGGAATTTTTTGGGCCTCCCGTTAAAATCGCATGCAATCATCAAGATAAAACGCAAGGGCTGAACGCACTAGGTTTAGGGTTTTATCAAAAATTAGGACTAAAGGATCACCAGCATTTCCAAACAGCGTTTAAAAACAATAAAGAAGTGCTTTATCACGCTAAAATCCACGCGAAAGAGCCTACAAAAGATTTGATCATGCCCATTGTGTTAGAGTTTTTAGAGGGTTTGAATTTTGGGAAGTCTATGCGTTGGGGCAATGTGGAAAAAAGCTTTATCAGACCCATTCATAATATTTGCGTGTTGTTTAATGGGGAAAATTTTAACGATATTGAAGTCAAAGAGTATGGCTTTAAAACCAAGCAAGCCACCAAAGCGCACCGACAAGAGGGTTTTGATTTTATTGAAGTGGATAGCCCTAAAGCGTATTTTGAAGTTTTAGAAAAAAACCATGTCATTTTAGACCCTAAAAAGCGCGAAGCTAAAATCTTACAAGAAATCAAAGAGCTAGAAACAAAGCATCACATTAGCGTAGAAATAGACAGGGATCTGTTAGATGAGGTTGTAGCGATCACGGAATACCCCAGCGTGCTTTTAGGGGAGTTTGACAAGGCGTTTTTAAAATTACCCAGTGAAATCATCATTACTTCCATGAAAGAAAACCAGCGCTATTTTGCAACCTTTTGTCAAAAAAGCCAAGAAGAAAACCCAACATTACACAACGGCTTTATTGTGGTGAGTAACGCTATCAATAAAGACAAGCAAAAAATCATTTTAGGCAATCAAAAGGTTTTAAAAGCCCGCTTGAGCGATGCGGTTTTCTTTTATGAAAACGATCTCAAAAAGCCTTTAGATAACGCCCCTTTAGAGAGCGTGGTTTTTGTGCAAGGTTTAGGGACTTTAAAAGATAAAATGGAGCGCGAATCAACCATCGCTCAATATTTGACGCAAAAATATATTTCATCTTTAAACATGCCTTTAGAAAAAGCCCTTGAGTTGGTTAAAAGAGCCGTTCAAATCGCTAAAGCGGATTTACTCAGTGAAGTGGTGTATGAATTTAGCGAGCTTCAAGGGATCATGGGCTATTACTACGCTTTAAAACAAAATGAAAACGAATTAGTTGCCTTGAGCTTGAAAGAGCAGTATCTACCCACAAGCGAAAACGCCCCCTTGCCCTCTAGTGTTTTTAGTTCAATCGTGGCTTTGAGCTTGAAATTAGACAGCTTGTTTTCTCTTTTTAGCGTGGGTAAAATCCCTAGCGGATCTAAAGATCCTTTTGCTTTAAGGCGCTTGAGTTTTGGATTATTGAAAATCATCGTGCATTATGGGTTAGAATTTGACTTGAAAGCGGATTTAAAAAATCTCTTTGAAAAAGTGGCCGTTTATCAAAGCTTTGATTTAGAGATTTTAGAAAAGTTTTTACTGGAGCGCTTTAATAATTTAATAGATTGTAACCCCTCTATTATAAGGAGCGTGTTAAACACCAACGAGCGAGATATTGTTAAAATCATTCAGAAAGTCAAAGCCTTAAAACGCTTTTTAGACGATCCCAAGAACACTCAAAAAAAAGAGTTGCTTTTTAGCGCTTTCAAACGCCTAGCCAATATCAATAAAGACAGAAACCCTAACGAATCAAGCGAGTTTTTCACGAGTCTTTTCAAAGAATCGCAAGAGCATGCCCTTTTTGAAGCGTTCAATGCGATCAAAACGAGCGCTTTTGAGGGTTTGGATAGCAAAATAGAGGCTTATTTTGGTTTGCATGCGCCTTTAGAAGAATATTTTAAAAGCGTGTTAGTGATGGATAAAGATATAGAAATCCAAAAAAATCGTAAAAATTTCTTATGGGGCGTGTATCAAAGTTTCTTAGAGATTGGGGATATTAAAGAAATTGCGATTTAA